In Ammospiza nelsoni isolate bAmmNel1 chromosome 22, bAmmNel1.pri, whole genome shotgun sequence, a single window of DNA contains:
- the KLHL17 gene encoding kelch-like protein 17: MEGAVQLLNRDGHSISHNSKRHYHDAFVCMNRMRQRGLLCDIVLHVATKEIKAHKVVLASCSPYFHAMFTNEMSESRQTHVTLHDIDPQALEQLVQYAYTAEIVVGEGNVQTLLPAASLLQLNGVRDACCKFLLSQLDPSNCLGIRGFADTHSCSDLLKSAHKYVLQHFVEVSKTEEFMLLPLKQVLDLISSDSLNVPSEEEVYRAVLSWVKHDVDSRRQHVPRLMKCVRLPLLSRDFLMSHVDTELLVRHHSECKDLLIEALKYHLMPEQRGVLGNSRTRPRRCEGASTVLFAVGGGSLFAIHGDCEAYDTRTDRWHMVASMSTRRARVGVAAIGNKLYAVGGYDGTSDLATVESYDPVTNCWQPEVSMGTRRSCLGVAALHGLLYAAGGYDGASCLNSAERYDPLTGTWTSIAAMSTRRRYVRVATLEGNLYAVGGYDSSSHLATVEKYEPQMNTWSPIANMLSRRSSAGVAVLEGMLYVAGGNDGTSCLNSVERYNPKSNAWESVAPMNIRRSTHDLVAMDGWLYAVGGNDGSSSLNSIEKYNPRTNKWVAASCMFTRRSSVGVAVLELLNFPPPSSPTLSVSSTSL, encoded by the exons ATGGAGggggcagtgcagctgctgaaCCGCGACGGGCACAGCATCTCCCACAACTCCAAACGCCACTACCACGACGCCTTCGTGTGCATGAACCGCATGCGGCAGCGGGGGCTGCTCTGCGACATCGTCCTGCACGTGGCCACCAAGGAGATCAAGGCCCACAAGGTGGTGCTGGCGTCGTGCAGCCCCTACTTCCACGCCATGTTCACAA ATGAGATGAGTGAGAGCCGCCAGACCCATGTGACACTGCACGACATCGACCCGCAGGCGCTGGAGCAGCTGGTGCAGTACGCCTACACGGCTGAGATCGTGGTGGGAGAGGGCAATGTGCAG AcccttctccctgctgccagcctgcttCAGCTCAATGGTGTGAGGGATGCTTGCTGCAAGTTCCTGCTCAGCCAGCTGGACCCCTCCAACTGCCTGGGCATCCGGGGCTTTGCTGACACCCACTCCTGCAGCGACCTGCTCAAGTCTGCCCACAAGTACGTGCTGCAGCACTTCGTGGAGGTGTCCAAGACTGAGGAGTTCATGCTGCTGCCCCTCAAACAG gtgCTGGACCTCATCTCCAGCGACAGCCTCAATGTGCCCTCGGAGGAGGAGGTGtacagggctgtgctcagctgggtcAAACACGACGTGGACAGCAGGAGACAGCACGTGCCCAGG CTGATGAAGTGCGTGCGGCTGCCGCTGCTGAGCCGGGATTTCCTGATGAGCCACGTGGACACGGAGCTGCTGGTGCGGCACCACTCGGAGTGCAAGGACCTGCTGATCGAGGCGCTCAAGTACCACCTGATGCCCGAGCAGAGAGGGGTGCTGGGCAACAGCCGCACGCGGCCGCGCCGCTGCGAGGGCGCCAGCACCGTGCTCTTCGCTGTGG GTGGAGGGAGCCTGTTTGCCATCCACGGGGACTGCGAGGCCTACGACACACGCACGGACCGCTGGCACATGGTGGCCTCCATGTCCACGCGCCGCGCCCGCGTCGGCGTCGCCGCCATTGGGAACAAGCTCTACGCCGTGGGAGG ctACGACGGCACCTCTGACCTGGCCACCGTGGAGTCCTACGACCCTGTCACCAACTGCTGGCAGCCCGAGGTGTCCATGGGCACCcggaggagctgcctgggggtGGCAGCCCTGCACGGGCTCCTCTACGCTGCCGGGGGGTACGATGGGGCCTCGTGCCTCAACAG tgcagagagGTACGACCCGCTGACGGGCACCTGGACGTCCATCGCTGCCATGAGCACCCGCAGGCGCTACGTGCGCGTGGCCACGCTGG AAGGCAACCTCTATGCAGTGGGGGGCTACGACAGCTCGTCACACCTGGCCACGGTGGAGAAGTACGAGCCCCAG atgAACACCTGGAGCCCCATTGCCAACATGCTGAGCCGCAGGAGCAGTGCAGGCGTGGCCGTGCTCGAGGGGATGCTCTACGTGGCCGGGGGCAATGATGGCACCAGCTGCCTTAACTCCGTGGAGCGCTACAACCCCAAATCCAACGCCTGGGAGAGCGTGGCCCCCATGAACATCCGCAG GAGCACCCACGACCTGGTGGCCATGGACGGCTGGCTCTACGCCGTGGGCGGCAACGACGGCAGCTCCAGCCTCAACTCCATCGAGAAGTACAACCCGCGCACCAACAAGTGGGTGGCGGCCTCGTGCATGTTCACCCGCCGCAGCAGCGTGGGGGTGGccgtgctggagctgctcaacTTCCCCCCGCCCTCCTCGCCCACGCTCTCCGTGTCCTCCACGAGCCTTTGA